The genomic interval TTCTGAGAAGGTTCCCCTCTACTATACAGCACTCTCCACGCctccaccaaatgccctgactGCTGTCGATCTTGATGGAGCTCGAGTAGCCATTGTCAAGAGCACTGGATTTGATTGCAAGGACAATACCTCGAGTGGCATAATTGTTCGCTTTTCTGCCTTAAAAAGCTCAAACAATTTGGTAGTGGCTCTTCCATCCGCATAGTTAATATGTTCTAATCGTGTGACATTGGGGTGTCCGTGTGCAAGACATGGAAAAGAAGCAAAGCAAGCCTCCCAAACCTTTTAAGATTTTAGTGAATTTCTTTCACAGATCAAAGAATCGTTCCAGCTCAGCTCCTTCCGGAGTCAACCGACAAAGCTCAAAATCCGACGCTGCAAAACAAAGTTAGTGTTGTTGATTCTTTATCTAGATGCATTTTGTCTTGCCTGTCTGATTGATCTTATATTTCAATTgagtctttctttcttcgcTTACCTCTATCTAGCTAACTTCACCGTGGTGAAAACTCCTTCCATAGCCACGCCAGGCGATGAGTTACAATTCGACACCTTGTCCAATGGGTCCGGACTTCTACCACCCGGTCTTTACACCGAGGTTGAAGCATTGCATCTTTCTCGCGGCGATAACCCATACATTCAGAAAATCTCCAGtcaagacaatttggatgAGTATCTCGGCTCGGAGATCGGCTCGTTTGCTCGATATGCCAGCCAAAGCCTGGTGAGTGGGAGTCACTCTCTCATGAGCCCAGAGCCTCCGTATTCTCCAACCAAGTCTTGCGATGCCCTCACCTTGTCGGAGCTACACTCTCACTTGGTGCGATCTCCCCCACCAGTCAATTGGCCCACAAGAGAGCTTCCATTGTCTCCCCGATCAAATGGAACCTTCTCGCCCGACTCGAGCGATGGCTTGGAATCATCGGAATACAACGGCAACGCCAACTGCTACATGCGTAGTCAGTCCGAGGAGCATATTCTGTCGCCATGTCGGGATCTTTTGAAGGCTGGCCTTTTTTCCCCCGTACGTGGGACAACG from Tigriopus californicus strain San Diego chromosome 5, Tcal_SD_v2.1, whole genome shotgun sequence carries:
- the LOC131881027 gene encoding uncharacterized protein LOC131881027, with protein sequence MEKKQSKPPKPFKILVNFFHRSKNRSSSAPSGVNRQSSKSDAAKQTNFTVVKTPSIATPGDELQFDTLSNGSGLLPPGLYTEVEALHLSRGDNPYIQKISSQDNLDEYLGSEIGSFARYASQSLVSGSHSLMSPEPPYSPTKSCDALTLSELHSHLVRSPPPVNWPTRELPLSPRSNGTFSPDSSDGLESSEYNGNANCYMRSQSEEHILSPCRDLLKAGLFSPVRGTTPELMTMSMGPETLACHFNSPKNPREAKIRRNYTCNLSTEDTLSPTRRGCEGGTTPSFSTYTMMSGGSSRQNAEQTRRGYGGRTLGGKRSTGDNFFSTWRSQRCRRSSDQHQDAKSMESLQVDFYRMGGGFSPGTRKSICSFGGGGMSPRNGPLTFTRFRSSGTKNDPDLLFIP